Within Desulfolithobacter dissulfuricans, the genomic segment AAGTCGATGGTTGGAATTGGTTTGCCAATCCGCAGGACCACGTCTCCGGAGCGGGCCAGCAGTTTGTGCTTGGGCAGAACCCTGTGGGTGCCGTTGAAACCGATGGGCACCACCGGAACCCCGGACTTGATGGCCAGGAGAGCGGCCCCGGTTTTAAACGGTTGCAGACGGCCGTCCGGGCTGCGGGTCCCTTCGGGAAAGATGATGACCGAGGTGCCGGCGGCGATTTGTTCTGCCGCCTGGTTGAGGCTCTTCAGGGCTTCGCGTCCACGGGAGCGGTCCATGGCAACAAATCCGCTTCGGCGCATGGCATGGCCGAAAAGAGGGATCCTGAACAGCTCCTTTTTGGCGATCCAGCGGAAATCGTGGGGGAAATAGCCCTGGAAAGCATAGATGTCGGCCTGGGAGCAGT encodes:
- a CDS encoding lysophospholipid acyltransferase family protein, translated to MSPVQYLRALIDLILIPPLTFAVCSLALIDLIYIRKSETKAQAFPRFWGRVLCRIAGIRVRIEGLENIDPNKTYIFAGNHCSQADIYAFQGYFPHDFRWIAKKELFRIPLFGHAMRRSGFVAMDRSRGREALKSLNQAAEQIAAGTSVIIFPEGTRSPDGRLQPFKTGAALLAIKSGVPVVPIGFNGTHRVLPKHKLLARSGDVVLRIGKPIPTIDFKPKDKQILAKRLHDEVARLLDPEQQPVEETGAH